The following is a genomic window from Desulfobulbaceae bacterium.
CTGAGGGTTTGCAGAGATGAAACGCCCCACTGGCAATAAAAAGGATATGGTCAGTTTTAACCATCCCGTATTTTGTCGAGACGATAGAGCCTTCAACAATGGGGAGTAGATCTCGCTGCACCCCCTGCCGAGAAACCTCTCCTCCCTGGTGCCCATCGCCCTGCCGTGAGGCGATTTTATCAATCTCATCAAGAAAGATAATCCCGGACTGTTCAGCTTGCTTTATGGCGAGCTGTGTCACTTTTTCCTCATCTATGAGCTTTTCAGACTCCTCATTTTTCAGAATCTTTAAGGCCTCATCAATCTTCAGCTTACGATTTTTCTTCTTTTTGGGAAACATTTTACCAAAAACATCTTTCAAGCCACCACCCACGTCATCAATACCAGCATTTGAAAAAACCTCAACCATCGGCATCTGCTGCTGTTGCACAACATCCATTTCAACCTCTTTATCGTCAAGCTTACCTTCCCGCAGCATTTGACGAAACTTTTCCCGGGTTGTATTTGGGGCAGGAAGCTCTTCTGGAATCCCACCCTCTGCGGGAGGGGCAGAATTACTAAAAGCTTTTGGCACAGAAGGTGGCGGTGGGACCAAAAGATCTAAAAGACGCTCCTCGGCGAGCACATCAGCCTTTTCGCCAACCTTTTCCTGCTCTTGACGACGGACTATATTGACTGATATCTCCAATAAATCTCGAATCATGGACTCAACATCTCGACCGACATATCCAACTTCTGTGAACTTTGAAGCCTCGACCTTAAGAAAAGGAGATTGAGCCAGGTTAGCAAGCCGTCGAGCTATTTCGGTTTTCCCCACACCGGTAGGACCGATCATAATGATATTTTTAGGAGAAATTTCATCCTGTAGCGGCTGTTGAACCTGCTGGCGCCGCCAACGGTTTCGTAAGGCTACGGCAACGTAACGCTTGGCATCTGCCTGACCAATGATATATTTATCAAGCTCCGAGACGATCTCTCTTGGCGTCAAGGCATTCATATTTTCTCTCTCACAACTGGCTTTAAGCATATTAAATTTTCTCCAGTGTAACCTGTGAATTGGTGAAGACACAAATTGAAGCTGCTATTTTCATTGCAGCCCTGCATATTTCTTCAGCTGACATATCGGTGTTCTCCAGCAAGGCCTTTGCCGCCGCTTGCGCATAAGGACCACCAGAACCGATGGCCAACACACCATCATCAGATTCGATTACATCGCCAGTACCAGTAAGCAGAAGAGAGTGGTCCTTGTTTGCTGTCACCAAAAAGGCCTCTAGTTTGCGCAGGAGTTTATCTGTCCGCCAGTCTTTTGCCAACTCGACACAGGCACGCAGCAGATTGCCATTGTACTGTTCAAGCTTGGCCTCAAGCCTTTCAAATAAAGTGAAAGCATCTGCTGTAGCACCAGCAAAACCGCAGATCACCTCCCCATTATAGAGTCTCCGTACCTTCTGAGCATTATGCTTCATAACTGTATTTCCCAATGATACCTGCCCATCACCAGCAACAACTATATCATCGCCTTTACGTACAGAAATTATGGTTGTTGATCGAATTTTCACTTTAATTAATTTCCTCCTTCCTCTTTTCTATGACAGAGGTTTTCTGGCCTTCGGATGGGCCTTATCATAAACTTCCATCAGACGATCAATAGTCAAATGAGTATATTTCTGGGTGGTAGACAAACTGGCATGCCCCAACAACTCCTGAACGATTCGTAAATCCGCCCCCATTTCCAGTAAATGTGTAGCAAAGGAATGACGAATCGAATGCGGGGTAACAGGTATCAAAATTCCGGCCCGCTCTGCGTAAAGCCGCACTGATCGTTCAACACTCCGGGTGGTAATCCGGCTTCCTCGACTATTGACAAACAAAACCTCCTGATCAATAGCATTACCCCGCTTAAGTCGATCACAAATAAGCCGATCACGTTGGACAAAATAACTCTTCAAGGCCTCTAAAGCAGGTGGCCCCATAGGGACCAACCGCTCCTTATTTCCTTTCCCGGTTACCGTAACCATTCCTGTACCGAAATCAAGAGAGCTTTTATTTAAATTAACAAGTTCAGCCACACGCATTCCGGTGGAATAGAGCAACTCCAAAATTGCCCTATCACGAGCGGCAAAACTGTCTCGTTCATCGGGTTCTTCGACAAGCCGAAAAACCTCATCCACACTGAGAAAAACAGGAATATACTTCTCCTGTTTTGGACGTGAAATGCCCAAAAGGGGGTTACGAGCTATTTTTTCCTCTCTAACTGAATAGGAAAAAAATGTCTGTAATGCAGAAAGTTTTCTGGCAACGGAAGAACTCTTGTTTTTGCCCAGCAAGGAATAGATAAATGCCCGGACATCTTTTGCTGTCACAACCTCAAGCCGTTCATGACCGACAAAGGCCAGAAATGCATTAATATCACGCAGGTAGTTGTCGACCGTATGATCGGAGTACCCTTTTTCCACTGTAAGCCAGCGGGTAAAGGCCTCAACCAAGACGCCAGCTTCATTCGACATTGATCCGTCCCAGTTTGTCCGACAACATGTAATCGGTTAGAAATTTGGCAGGCAGCTTTGGCTCAATGGTAAGCCATTTTTTTTTAATTTGCCTATTGCAGCAGATTCTTTTATTATTCCTGATTCACACATACCGTCCGCTACTCCAACTAGTTGGTTAATACTACCGGAAAAAGTCGAAAATATACAGACAATGGCAAAAAAATCTTTTGAAGAGAGTTTAGATACACTTGAACAAATTACCCGAGAGCTTGAAAGCGGTGATTTGAGCCTTGAGGTGTCTATAAAAAAATTTGATGAAGGCATGAAAATGGCCGAATTTTGCAGCCAGAAACTTGATGAGGCTCAAAAGAAAATCGACATTCTACTCAACAAGAATGGCTTAGTTACTGCGCAGCCATTCGACGAATTTTCTCAGGACAACTCATAGCCCTTTATGGACATTAAATCATATCTATCAGAGAAACGTCGTATCATTGAGGGGGCATTGCAAACGTGCATACTTACGCCTACCACTGAGCTGACCACGCACATCGAGTCCTTGAATTACAGTCTCAAGGCGGGCGGCAAACGGGTGCGCCCCATCTTATGCCTTGCCGCCGTTGAAGCCCTGGGTAAAGATATTATGCCATTTTTGCCAGTCTGTTGCGCCCTTGAGTGTATCCACACCTACTCACTCATCCATGACGACCTGCCAGCCATGGATAACGATGAACTACGACGTGGAAAACCAACCAATCACATGATTTATGGAGAAGCAGGTGCCATACTTGCCGGCGACGGTTTACTTTCCTTTGCCTTTGAACTGCTATCCAAACCAGAATTATCCGAAGTAGTTTCAGATAACGCCAGACTACGCATAATTCATACCATTTCACAGGCGGTCGGATCGCTGGGCATGGTTGGCGGCCAGGCGCTGGATATTGACTCTGAGGAGAAAGTGGTATCTTTCAGCACTTTGCAAATGATTCACCGCTGTAAAACCGGCGCCTTAATCACTGCTTCTGTGCAAACTGGTGCTGTTTTAGCGGGAGCAAACAGTGACGAGTACAAATCGCTCACTGAGTATGGAGATAAAGTAGGACTAGCATTTCAGATCGTTGACGATCTATTAAATGTGGTGGGAACAACTGAGTTACTCGGAAAAACAGCAGGCTCTGACGCAGCCAGAAATAAAGCGACCTATCCGGCCTTTTTTGGTGTCGAAAAAACTCGACTCATGGCGCAAGAAACGGTGGAGGCAGCCAAAAACGCCTTAAGAGAGTTTGACCAAAAGGCTGATCCACTGAGAAGCCTTGCTGACTACATCTATAGCCGCACACATTGATAGCCTTTAAATTTACTAATATCGCTGAGATTAAGAGACAACCATGACCT
Proteins encoded in this region:
- the hslU gene encoding ATP-dependent protease ATPase subunit HslU, which produces MNALTPREIVSELDKYIIGQADAKRYVAVALRNRWRRQQVQQPLQDEISPKNIIMIGPTGVGKTEIARRLANLAQSPFLKVEASKFTEVGYVGRDVESMIRDLLEISVNIVRRQEQEKVGEKADVLAEERLLDLLVPPPPSVPKAFSNSAPPAEGGIPEELPAPNTTREKFRQMLREGKLDDKEVEMDVVQQQQMPMVEVFSNAGIDDVGGGLKDVFGKMFPKKKKNRKLKIDEALKILKNEESEKLIDEEKVTQLAIKQAEQSGIIFLDEIDKIASRQGDGHQGGEVSRQGVQRDLLPIVEGSIVSTKYGMVKTDHILFIASGAFHLCKPSDLIPELQGRFPIRVELDSLGEEDFYRILTEPENALVKQYIALMATEGIDLHFDDGSIREMARIAAFVNDKTDNIGARRLHTIMERLLEDLSFNAPDREDSTFYVTAEYVQEQLADISQDEDLSRFIL
- the hslV gene encoding ATP-dependent protease subunit HslV — translated: MKIRSTTIISVRKGDDIVVAGDGQVSLGNTVMKHNAQKVRRLYNGEVICGFAGATADAFTLFERLEAKLEQYNGNLLRACVELAKDWRTDKLLRKLEAFLVTANKDHSLLLTGTGDVIESDDGVLAIGSGGPYAQAAAKALLENTDMSAEEICRAAMKIAASICVFTNSQVTLEKI
- a CDS encoding tyrosine recombinase XerC; translation: MSNEAGVLVEAFTRWLTVEKGYSDHTVDNYLRDINAFLAFVGHERLEVVTAKDVRAFIYSLLGKNKSSSVARKLSALQTFFSYSVREEKIARNPLLGISRPKQEKYIPVFLSVDEVFRLVEEPDERDSFAARDRAILELLYSTGMRVAELVNLNKSSLDFGTGMVTVTGKGNKERLVPMGPPALEALKSYFVQRDRLICDRLKRGNAIDQEVLFVNSRGSRITTRSVERSVRLYAERAGILIPVTPHSIRHSFATHLLEMGADLRIVQELLGHASLSTTQKYTHLTIDRLMEVYDKAHPKARKPLS
- the xseB gene encoding exodeoxyribonuclease VII small subunit, producing the protein MAKKSFEESLDTLEQITRELESGDLSLEVSIKKFDEGMKMAEFCSQKLDEAQKKIDILLNKNGLVTAQPFDEFSQDNS
- a CDS encoding polyprenyl synthetase family protein, which encodes MDIKSYLSEKRRIIEGALQTCILTPTTELTTHIESLNYSLKAGGKRVRPILCLAAVEALGKDIMPFLPVCCALECIHTYSLIHDDLPAMDNDELRRGKPTNHMIYGEAGAILAGDGLLSFAFELLSKPELSEVVSDNARLRIIHTISQAVGSLGMVGGQALDIDSEEKVVSFSTLQMIHRCKTGALITASVQTGAVLAGANSDEYKSLTEYGDKVGLAFQIVDDLLNVVGTTELLGKTAGSDAARNKATYPAFFGVEKTRLMAQETVEAAKNALREFDQKADPLRSLADYIYSRTH